A window of the Hordeum vulgare subsp. vulgare chromosome 5H, MorexV3_pseudomolecules_assembly, whole genome shotgun sequence genome harbors these coding sequences:
- the LOC123397142 gene encoding putative F-box protein At2g02030, with the protein MGKRRRLLEPDGRGGEIPSELLQEILVKLPTKDVARSCCVSRLWRGVLSDPSFRSLHAATYVAPAAEVLLVSESREPDEASFSRMSSGKIMAMRSVAIPGDYGLANVCNGLLCFVHRHNAQAPALVCNPVTGETLALPEPPPLAAEGNTQHLFALGFSPPTKEYKLFRLSSTSVDVYTLGDTRGWRRHTHLSLPHPTKITAWAPRLIAGKLYLLTTGWNRVLVVDVATEACRAHRLPAQGIIAYDMHIPRVGAFELDDRLCFALHTVGIPTVLQFWVMSPPEDGKPLRWDRRYCFQINEAFNHLGPWSAWIDDGEMLCYMHGDTLHMYGTRGRSPQPVLGEIQWLQWDQRLHIPEFPLWWETSKCQWNIHGGYHPTLLSPLVFALPPSQDDEQKKGSK; encoded by the coding sequence ATGGGAAAACGTCGGCGGCTGCTGGAGCCTGATGGCCGCGGCGGCGAGATCCCTAGCGAGCTGCTGCAGGAGATCCTGGTGAAGCTGCCGACGAAGGACGTCGCCCGGTCCTGCTGCGTCTCGAGGCTATGGCGCGGCGTCCTCAGCGACCCCTCCTTCCGCAGCCTCCATGCCGCCACCTACGTCGCGCCCGCCGCGGAGGTCCTGCTCGTCTCCGAGTCGCGCGAGCCGGACGAGGCCAGCTTCTCCCGCATGTCCTCGGGCAAGATCATGGCCATGCGCTCCGTCGCCATCCCCGGCGACTACGGCCTCGCCAACGTCTGCAACGGCCTCCTCTGCTTCGTCCACCGCCACAACGCCCAGGCGCCGGCGCTGGTGTGCAACCCCGTCACCGGCGAGACGCTGGCGCTCCCGGAACCGCCTCCGCTCGCCGCCGAGGGCAACACGCAGCATCTCTTCGCCCTGGGGTTCAGTCCTCCCACCAAGGAGTACAAGCTGTTCAGGCTCTCATCCACGTCCGTGGACGTCTACACCCTGGGCGACACCAGAGGCTGGCGCCGGCACACGCACCTCTCGCTGCCTCATCCAACCAAGATCACGGCCTGGGCGCCACGGCTGATCGCCGGCAAGCTGTACCTGCTCACAACCGGTTGGAATCGAGTGCTGGTGGTCGACGTGGCTACCGAGGCGTGCCGAGCACACCGTCTCCCGGCGCAGGGGATCATCGCCTATGATATGCATATACCGCGGGTGGGCGCCTTTGAGCTCGACGACCGACTGTGCTTCGCACTGCACACCGTCGGCATACCCACGGTCCTCCAATTTTGGGTCATGTCGCCGCCGGAGGACGGGAAGCCGCTGCGGTGGGATCGGCGCTACTGCTTTCAGATCAACGAGGCTTTCAACCACTTGGGGCCATGGAGTGCATGGATCGACGATGGCGAGATGCTCTGCTACATGCACGGCGACACTCTGCACATGTATGGCACGAGAGGACGCTCGCCGCAGCCGGTTCTCGGCGAGATTCAGTGGTTGCAGTGGGACCAGCGGCTCCACATCCCAGAGTTCCCATTATGGTGGGAAACTTCGAAATGTCAATGGAACATCCACGGGGGTTACCACCCCACCCTTCTCTCGCCTCTCGTCTTTGCATTGCCGCCTTCCCAAGACGATGAGCAAAAGAAAGGAAGCAAATGA